TCCGGAATGAACATTCCATCATGCCGATATCGGTTTACTTAGACGGGCTTTATGGACTTCACGATATTTGCTTAAGTATTCCGACGGTAGTCGGCCAGGAAGGAGCGGAAAAGGTGCTGGATATTCCGCTGGACTTAATGGAGATGGGAAAACTGGTGTATTCGGCAGAAGAGTTAAAGAAGATTATTGGAGAATTGGAGCTGTAGTGTTTGCCTGCAAATGAATCTTAGTTCACAAATCTGAATAAAATGTGGAAAACAGCTTTTCATCTTTAAAATAATGTAGATAGAATTTGTCCAGACAAAATCCGGACATAGCGAACGCACCTG
The Anaerotignum faecicola genome window above contains:
- a CDS encoding L-lactate dehydrogenase encodes the protein RNEHSIMPISVYLDGLYGLHDICLSIPTVVGQEGAEKVLDIPLDLMEMGKLVYSAEELKKIIGELEL